Sequence from the Clostridium butyricum genome:
CTATTTCTAGATTAACTAATAATCCTCTTACTGTGTAAACCTTGTTTATAAACTGACCAACCATAAGAATAATCAATATATTACAAATGATTGATATCCAGCTTGTTAATACTGTTAATGCAATATACTTTTTTGACTCACTGCATATTCCTATGAGTCTTTTGTTAATCATCATATGTTTAACTATCTCCTTCTCAATTATTATCTATCATTAAAAACACATAAAACGAGAGCATATACTACTATATACTCATTGGAATCTCTTATCGATAATGATTATCATTAATATAACATATAAATTTATTATTGTAAATGTCAAAGACTGTATTTAGGCTTAAAACCTAAATACAGTCTTTATCAATAAATTCTATATAGTTTTTCTCTTCTATCCTTCTTTAAGCTAAAAGATTTCCTTATATTTATCACTTTTTCTTTACATATATCTACTTTTATAATTCCTTCATCAGAAGTAATTTCATTTAAAATATTTCCTTCAGGATCAATAATCATTGAAGCTCCATTATAATAAATTCCATCACCAGTACCAACTCTGTTTATTCCTGCAATATAGCACTGATTTTCTATTGCCCTTGCTGTAAGTAATGTTATCCAGTGATTTTCTCTTTCCTTTGGCCAGTTTGCTGCTACACATATTAACTCTGACTTCTTTGAAGCAATCTGAAATATCTCTGGAAATCTTAAATCATAACATATAAATGGAGTTATATTTATATCCTCTAAAACACATGATATTATCTCATTACCTTTATGGTATTTCTTATCTTCACCACCATAACTAAAAGGATGTATTTTACTATAATCTGCAATAACATTGCCTTCATTTGATACTATTATATATTTATTTAAACCTTTTTCATCTACAATAACACCAAACCCAATCCCTATATTCATACTGTATTTTACAGCTATTTTGCTTATCCAGTTACTGATTTCTTTTTCCGAAAAAGTATGTTTATCTATATCCATTGTAAAACCTGTTAAAGACATCTCAGGAAACAATAACAGTTCTATTTTTTTCTCACAAGCTTCTTTTACAAAGTTTTCAATTTTATTCATATTCCTATATATATCTTCCCATTCAATATCCATTTGTACAATTCCAATAATCATGTTCATACCCCCAATATAAAAAGCCGCTTCAAGATTATAAAAAATCTTAAAACAGCCTCATTGCTTCATATTAATTAAAAATTTTTTCCGTTCCAGCCCCAATTTTCAACTTCTTCATATTTTATATAAATTTTATTTTGAGGTATTCCAAGTTCTTCTTCATAAATCTTGCATACTTCACTTGTAACTTTATCAAAGGCTTCTTTCGATGCTCTACCAAATACTTTTATTTCAACAAATGCGCCTTTTTCAAGCTTTTCTCCTGCTAAATATAATTTATATTCGTCTTCAAATCCAACCATTAAAAATGTTTCACTTTTTCCTGGTATAAGTTCAATTGCTTTTCCTAATCTCTTTTTTATTATCTCTTCTTTTTCCGGTGAAATCTTCACTGTTACTTTTGATCCTATAAATGGCATACAAAACGCCTCCAATCCGTATATTTATATTTAATGATATTAGAAGCCTGAATATTTGTCAATAAAAGTAATTAATGCTTTATTTTTATTTTACTTAATCATCTGCAAATCTATATCCAATTCCTACTTCAGTCAATATAAAACGTGGCTTTGCAGTATTCTTTTCAATTTTTCTTCTAAGACTCGCCATAAATACTCTTATTGATTTTGAATCCCCATTTTCACCATATCCCCAAACTTCTTTTAATATGTAATTATGAGTAAGAACCTTACCTTTGTTTGCAACCATTAAAGTCAATAATTTATATTCTATTGGTGTAAGATGTATTTCATTATCATCAACAAGAACTTTACGCTTTTCATAGTCTATTGTTAAGTAATCACATTTAAAAAGTTCATCTTTTACAGGTATTTTATCACGATTCATCTTTCTTTCAACAACACGTATCCTTGCAAGCAGCTCTCCCATATGAAATGGCTTTGTAACATAATCATCAGCTCCTGAATCAAGTGCTGATATTTTGTCTATTTCTTGCCCTCTTGCTGATACTACTATTATTGGACATTCTGATATCTCTCTTATTGATTTTATAATTTCTATCCCATCACTATCTGGAAGACCTAAATCAAGTAGAACTATATCAGGTTTATTAGAATAAAATAATGATAATCCCTCTAATCCTGTACTTGCACATTGAAAATTATATCCACTTGTTTTTAATGAAAGAGAAATGAAATTTAATATGTATTTATCATCTTCAATAATTAATATTCTCGAATAATTCATTCTAAATCCTCCATTACAGCAATTATTTTTATTATAAAGGGAGTGTAAAGCTAAAAAGTGCTCCTCCTTCTGGTGACTTTCCTGCTGTAATTTCCCCTCCATGGGCATTAATAATCGCCTTACATATTGCAAGGCCAAGCCCCATACCTCTTTTCCCATCAACTATCTTTCCTGAATATGAAACAAAACTATCAAATATCTTATCGATTATTGATTCATTTATACCTTCTCCATTATCGGCAATTTCAAATACAACAAAATCATTCTTTTGAAAAACCCTCAAATATATTGTACACTTCTCATCCGTATATTTAACTGCATTATCAAGAAGATTTATTAATACCTGAACAATAAGCTTTCCATCCACAGGTATTGATATAACTTCTTTAGGAAGGCTCACTTGAACATCTCTGTTACTTAATAAACCTGATATATGTCTTAATGATTCATCTACAATATCATCTACAACTTCATCCTGTTTTTTTATAACAAGTTTTCCTTCACCAATCCTTGTCATATTTAAAATGTTTTCAACTAAATTGTTGAGCCATAAAGCTTCTTCATTTATATCTTTTACAAGATCCTTTATAGTCTCTTGTGGAAGTTTGTTAATATTATCCATTACCACACCACTAGCTCCCACAATTGCTGTTAATGGTGTTCTTAAGTCATGAGAAATACCTCTAATAAGATTACTTCTAAGATGCTCTCTTTCCATCTCTATCCTTATGTTTTCTCGTTCATAATATATAAGTTCTCTATCTAGAGATATTCCAATCTGAGTAGCAACCATCTTTATCAAAAGTTCATTTTCTAAAGATAAATTATCCTCTGAAAAGAATATTTCTATTTCACCTAATTTTTTATTAATTCCATGTATATCTAAATTTAATTTATTCATGTTACATTTTGATTCATCTATACTTTCATCCTTATAAAAAATCTCATTTGTATCAGATAAAGTTACTTTACTTTTACAACCAGTATGATTATAAATATATGATATTCCTTGAATAACAATATTCTTTTTACCTGTAATATTAGAAAAATTATCTGTTATCTCACATAGTAATCTAGCTGTACATTCATTTTTTTCTGCAATCTCAGCTTGTTTTTGAATTCTTGATGTAAGAGAACTAGATATAATTGAAGATATAAAGAAAAATAACAATAACGTTATGTCACTTGTACTATATATCTCAAAAGTATGTACTGGTACTGTAAATATATAATTAAAAATTAATACGCTTAATATTGATGCAACTGCTCCATAAAAATAGCCTTTAGTAATAACAGTTACAAGAAGTACCCCAACGAGAAATACCATCATTATACTATCTTTTTCTATTCCTAATTTTCTCATTATCATAGATATTATTGTTGATAATAACACGACCGAAATAAGTTTAATACTATAACCAATACTAGATTTATTCATGTTACTTTATTCACCTCAACCCAATTATAGCATAATATTACTTATTTATGGACTATTTTCAATTGACC
This genomic interval carries:
- a CDS encoding response regulator — protein: MNYSRILIIEDDKYILNFISLSLKTSGYNFQCASTGLEGLSLFYSNKPDIVLLDLGLPDSDGIEIIKSIREISECPIIVVSARGQEIDKISALDSGADDYVTKPFHMGELLARIRVVERKMNRDKIPVKDELFKCDYLTIDYEKRKVLVDDNEIHLTPIEYKLLTLMVANKGKVLTHNYILKEVWGYGENGDSKSIRVFMASLRRKIEKNTAKPRFILTEVGIGYRFADD
- a CDS encoding phenylpyruvate tautomerase MIF-related protein — its product is MPFIGSKVTVKISPEKEEIIKKRLGKAIELIPGKSETFLMVGFEDEYKLYLAGEKLEKGAFVEIKVFGRASKEAFDKVTSEVCKIYEEELGIPQNKIYIKYEEVENWGWNGKNF
- a CDS encoding sensor histidine kinase → MNKSSIGYSIKLISVVLLSTIISMIMRKLGIEKDSIMMVFLVGVLLVTVITKGYFYGAVASILSVLIFNYIFTVPVHTFEIYSTSDITLLLFFFISSIISSSLTSRIQKQAEIAEKNECTARLLCEITDNFSNITGKKNIVIQGISYIYNHTGCKSKVTLSDTNEIFYKDESIDESKCNMNKLNLDIHGINKKLGEIEIFFSEDNLSLENELLIKMVATQIGISLDRELIYYERENIRIEMEREHLRSNLIRGISHDLRTPLTAIVGASGVVMDNINKLPQETIKDLVKDINEEALWLNNLVENILNMTRIGEGKLVIKKQDEVVDDIVDESLRHISGLLSNRDVQVSLPKEVISIPVDGKLIVQVLINLLDNAVKYTDEKCTIYLRVFQKNDFVVFEIADNGEGINESIIDKIFDSFVSYSGKIVDGKRGMGLGLAICKAIINAHGGEITAGKSPEGGALFSFTLPL
- a CDS encoding carbon-nitrogen family hydrolase, with translation MIIGIVQMDIEWEDIYRNMNKIENFVKEACEKKIELLLFPEMSLTGFTMDIDKHTFSEKEISNWISKIAVKYSMNIGIGFGVIVDEKGLNKYIIVSNEGNVIADYSKIHPFSYGGEDKKYHKGNEIISCVLEDINITPFICYDLRFPEIFQIASKKSELICVAANWPKERENHWITLLTARAIENQCYIAGINRVGTGDGIYYNGASMIIDPEGNILNEITSDEGIIKVDICKEKVINIRKSFSLKKDRREKLYRIY